One segment of Gasterosteus aculeatus chromosome 3, fGasAcu3.hap1.1, whole genome shotgun sequence DNA contains the following:
- the LOC120816269 gene encoding ATP-dependent DNA helicase Q4 isoform X2: MDRYNEVKLQLKSWEQRFVKDHQRKPNKEDIDQAPEETRKLYKEYRGLKEAKENGSTDGASGRAEQSTSTAGIKTVQKEADCWGSHLNRGSLPTSSPRLTPEDRGSLMASAQYYGLKLKNNLATLCKERPLSLKKPVRPGRLPLNSVKDGQRGQSNSSVAAAGLIASCNPKSSPLTPRRLTSGLRSLVSKTPQKVEPEESFQPFEPLRDSSEELAAPSPARPSALLSSVSSSPGAGSSRRADETSGTPHKGVGETAVGTLMSLRGSAQVLGGCRRGIGVSGLGGKSSPASRLSFVDRKWLERCQVFGEMGAEVKPGAGNQEVEQENGGEGEGGRETEGKIQTDDKVEGQEKDAEVIRRAVKDLESDKAFKGITSEETVCAATSSHQSTGKKRGEGGGEEKAKRKGGEYMEKELTPPLTAEDDNKTSNRSKDTKKKGRKRQREGEKEEGDTAEEGGVKKRRRNVKKTEESSNINPRPVHAGGKKRRAKKKGDEDEEEEEKKETKEPKKVPHENLLGEIEEEYAARTTYRTPPVKASGKKGLEGNFVKINLKKKSHVKGYAVRGAGLRKQMYMQKFQLKGEPFGGGGGFFGRGRRGGFRGGISRQGDTCFKCGGTGHWSMDCKGPAPPTPVAEDQPAEEEPFELPTLEEVARATGTLQPRPHAASPSITEEQPHKETEVDSEHKDEVLLNVIRPEYERPAPPPPMEPLYPLTDDGKVQETPAEVYAALTEIGYQSFRPGQEEAIMRILSGLSTLVVLSTGMGKSLCYQLPAFLFAKRSKSIALVISPLVSLMDDQLSGLPDNLKAACIHSNMTMKQREAAIEKVKSGQVCVLLLSPEALVGGGGSGSGCLPSAQELPPVSFACIDEAHCVSEWSHNFRPCYLRLCEVLRERLGVQCLLGLTATATLSTAMDIARHLDITDQDGIAVRSAAVPPNLQLSVSMDREKDQALVSLLKGDRFGCLDSVIVYCTRRQETTRVAALLRTCLNGVLVKENKETNSGGQTLHNPLGQRKKDLARKKIRKPLKWQAESYHAGLSASERRRVQNNFMCGELRLVVATVAFGMGLDKSDVRGIIHYNMPKSFESYVQEIGRAGRDGDPAHCHLFLDPEGGDLHELRRHIYADTVDYYTVKKLVQKVFPPCKCKQIHKKQQEQLELEKDIEDSELMEMMDACDQESSLYAHTQQHTVHTDTPALSTAQESSHTDAAGTSPEGQREDGGDQGEKKKEQTAEQKAAGSTRRTDVEAEEAAGWRRDQEEESSDWPRERVCHTHERAIPIQETVEALDITEEGVETLLCYLELHPQRFVELLHPTLSVCKVSCYGGPRQLQKITKICHPIAVVLARKRMAGERVETLDQLEFDVVEVADTMGWQLPLVKRGVRQLQLSSVGGRSGVHVEMSSLSFYFRSFGDLSDKEMDRVCQFLHNRVLNQERTQLYQLTACFKAFRSVAFKSAESCLEDLDESRSRQLKGLLSEYFDKRRDQGVALAAVDIEELDKYKLTDWENQIRADIRSFLSYRSDEKFSGRAVARILHGIASPCYPAQTYGRDRRYWRKYIQFDFNQLIRLSTEEIIRFK; this comes from the exons ATGGATCGATACAACGAGGTGAAGCTTCAGCTGAAAAGCTGGGAGCAGAGGTTTGTTAAAGACCaccagaggaaaccaaacaaG GAGGACATTGACCAAGCTCCAGAGGAGACAAGAA AGCTGTATAAAGAATACCGCGGTTTGAAAGAAGCCAAAGAAAACGGCAGCACTGACGGAGCCAGCGGTCGAGCGGAGCAGAGCACATCTACAGCTGGGATCAAAACTGTCCAGAAG GAGGCCGACTGTTGGGGTTCCCATCTGAACCGCGGTTCACTTCCTACATCTTCTCCCCGATTGACACCTGAAGACAGAGGCAGTCTTATGGCTTCGGCCCAGTACTACGGCTTAAAGCTTAAAAACAACCTGGCGACACTCTgcaag GAGAGACCTCTCTCACTGAAGAAACCTGTCCGTCCCGGTCGGCTGCCTCTAAACTCTGTGAAAGACGGACAACGTGGACAGTCAAACAGCTCTGTTGCTGCAGCTGGACTGATCGCTTCCTGTAACCCCAAATCCAGCCCTTTGACACCGAG AAGATTGACCAGTGGCCTGCGGTCCCTGGTTTCCAAGACGCCCCAGAAAGTGGAGCCTGAAGAGTCATTTCAACCATTTGAACCTCTTAGAGATTCCAGTGAAGAACTTGCAG CTCCCTCTCCGGCCAGACCTTCTGCCTTGTTGTCGTCGGTATCTTCTTCACCCGGTGCAGGAAGTTCAAGACGAGCCGATGAAACTTCAGGAACGCCACATAAGGGCGTTGGCGAGACGGCTGTTGGAACTTTGATGAGCTTGAGAGGAAGCGCCCAGGTTCTTGGAGGTTGCAGAAGAGGAATTGGAGTAAGTGGCCTGGGAGGAAAGTCCTCTCCCGCCAGCAGACTGAGTTTTGTTGACAGGAAGTGGCTGGAGAGGTGTCAGGTGTTTGGAGAGATGGGAGCTGAGGTGAAGCCCGGAGCAGGAAACCAGGAGGTCGAGCAAGAGAACGGAGGTGAGGGAGAAGGTGGAAGAGAAACTGAAGGAAAAATACAAACGGATGACAAAGTGGAGGGACAAGAAAAGGATGCAGAGGTAATAAGAAGAGCGGTGAAAGACTTGGAAAGTGACAAAGCGTTTAAGGGCATCACAAGTGAAGAAACAGTCTGTGCGGCGACATCTTCTCATCAAAGCACTGGAAAAaaacgaggagaaggaggaggggaagaaaaggcaaaaaggaAGGGAGGTGAATATATGGAGAAAGAATTGACGCCCCCTTTAACGGCAGAAGACGACAATAAAACTAGTAACAGATCCAAAGATACCaaaaagaagggaagaaaaaggcagagagagggggagaaagaggagggagacacggcagaggagggaggagtgaaGAAGAGGCGTAGAAATGTcaaaaagacagaggagagCTCCAATATAAACCCAAGGCCAGTTCATGCAGgcgggaagaaaaggagagccaagaaaaagggagacgaagatgaggaggaagaggaaaagaaagaaaccaaagaaccaaaaaag GTTCCTCACGAGAACTTGTTAGGAGAGATAGAGGAGGAATATGCAGCCAGGACAACGTATCGCACTCCGCCGGTCAAAGCCAG CGGCAAGAAAGGCTTAGAGGGTAACTTTGTGAAGATCAATCTGAAGAAGAAGTCTCACGTCAAAGGATACGCCGTCAGAGGTGCAGGTCTACGGAAGCAG ATGTACATGCAGAAGTTCCAGCTGAAAGGCGAAccctttggtggaggcggaggttTTTTTGGCAGAGGACGGAGGGGTGGATTCAGAGGGGGGATCAGTCGACAGGGAGACACCTGTTTCAAGTGTGGAGGGACCGGACACTGGTCTATGGACTGCAAGGGACCAG CCCCTCCCACTCCTGTTGCCGAGGACCAGCCTGCCGAGGAGGAGCCGTTTGAACTGCCCACACTGGAAGAGGTTGCCAGGGCAACCGGCACGCTACAACCTCGGCCACACG CGGCGTCTCCCAGTATCACAGAGGAGCAGCCGCACAAAGAAACGGAGGTGGACAGTGAGCACAAAGACGAGGTGTTGCTGAATGTCATCCGTCCCGAATACGAGCGCCCCGCCCCTCCGCCACCGATGGAACCGCTTTATCCTCTTACAGACGATGGCAAAGTCCAGG AAACCCCCGCTGAGGTTTACGCAGCTCTGACAGAAATTGGCTATCAGTCCTTCAGACCGGGACAGGAGGAAGCCATCATGAGGATCCTGTCAG GTCTCTCTACCCTCGTAGTGTTGTCAACGGGGATGGGTAAATCGTTGTGCTATCAGCTCCCAGCCTTCCTGTTCGCTAAGAGATCGAAAAGCATCGCTTTGGTCATTTCACCTCTGGTCTCCCTCATGGACGACCAG ttgtctGGCCTTCCAGACAATCTGAAGGCGGCCTGCATCCACTCCAACATGACGAtgaaacagagagaagctgccaTAGAAAAG GTGAAGTcaggccaggtgtgtgtgttgctcctctCTCCAGAGGCACTGGTTGGTGGAGGCGGTTCAGGTTCAGGCTGTCTGCCCTCGGCTCAGGAGCTCCCTCCTGTGTCCTTCGCCTGTATAGACGAAGCTCATTGTGTCTCTGAGTGGTCTCACAACTTCAGACCGTGCTACCTCAGACTCTGTGAG GTCCTGAGGGAGCGGTTGGGAGTGCAGTGCTTGCTGGGACTCACGGCCACGGCCACACTGTCCACCGCTATGGACATCGCACGACACCTGGACATCACCGATCAAGACGGCATTGCGGTGCGATCCGCAGCTGTGCCTCCCAACCTGCAGCTGTCCGTGTCCATGGACAGAGAAAAAGATCAG GCTCTGGTGTCTTTGTTGAAGGGCGATCGTTTTGGTTGCCTGGACTCCGTCATCGTCTACTGCACCAGAAGACAGGAGACGACCCGTGTGGCGGCGCTGCTGCGGACCTGCCTGAACGGAGTGCtggtgaaagaaaacaaagaaaccaaCAGCGGCGGTCAGACGCTACACAACCCCTTAGGACAGAGGAAGAAAGATCTGG CGAGGAAGAAGATCCGTAAGCCGCTGAAGTGGCAGGCGGAGTCGTACCACGCCGGCTTGTCGGCGTCGGAGCGCCGTCGCGTCCAGAACAACTTCATGTGCGGGGAGCTACGGCTCGTGGTGGCCACCGTGGCGTTTGGCATGGGCCTCGATAAATCTGACGTCCGCGGCATCATCCACTACAACATGCCTAAG AGTTTTGAGAGCTATGTCCAGGAGATCGGGAGGGCGGGAAGAGACGGAGATCCAGCACACTGTCACCTGTTCCTGGACCCTGAG GGTGGGGACCTCCATGAGCTCCGGCGCCACATCTATGCGGACACAGTGGACTACTACACAGTTAAGAAACTGGTCCAGAAAGTTTTCCCTCCGTGTAAATGTAAACAGATACACAAGAAACAGCAAGAACAACTTGAACTAGAAAAG GACATCGAAGATTCAGAgctgatggagatgatggacGCGTGTGATCAGGAGAGCAGCCTGTATGCTCACACTCAGcagcacacagtacacacagacactccggCACTCTCTACCGCGCAG GAGTCGTCGCACACCGATGCAGCGGGAACGTCCCCCGAGGGCCAGCGAGAGGATGGAGGTGACcaaggggagaagaagaaagagcagaCCGCTGAACAAAAAGCTGCCGGTTCCACGCGGCGCACGGACGTGGAGGCGGAAGAAGCTGCCGGTTGGCGAAGGGACCAGGAAGAGGAAAGCAGCGATTGGCCCAGAGAGCGGGTGTGTCACACGCACGAGAGAGCGATTCCCATTCAGGAAACCGTGGAGGCTCtggacatcacagaggaag GTGTAGAAACGCTGCTCTGCTACCTGGAGCTGCATCCCCAGCGCTTTGTCGAACTTCTCCACCCGACGCTTTCTGTGTGTAAAGTCAGCTGCTACGGTGGACCGAGACAGCtccagaaaatcacaaaaaT TTGCCACCCGATTGCCGTGGTGTTGGCCAGAAAGCGGATGGCAGGCGAGCGGGTGGAGACCCTGGATCAGCTGGAGTTCGATGTGGTCGAGGTGGCGGACACTATGGGGTGGCAGCTTCCTCTGGTGAAGAGAGGAGTCAGACAGCTGCAGTTGAGCAGTG TTGGCGGACGCAGCGGAGTCCACGTTGAAATGTCCTCCCTATCGTTCTACTTCCGGTCCTTTGGCGACCTCAGCGACAAGGAGATGGACAGAGTCTGTCAATTCCTCCATAATCGAGTGCTGAACCAagagagaacgcagctttaCCAGCTGActgcctgcttcaaggccttcAGGAG CGTCGCCTTCAAAAGTGCAGAGTCCTGTCTTGAAGATCTGGATGAGAGTCGCAGTCGCCAGCTGAAGGGCCTTCTCTCGGAGTACTTCGACAAGAGGCGAGACCAAGGTGTCGCGCTCGCAGCAGTGGACATCGAGGAGCTCGACAAATACAAG TTGACGGACTGGGAGAACCAGATCAGAGCGGACATCAGGAGTTTTCTCTCCTACCGAAGTGATGAGAAGTTTTCTGGGAGAGCTGTCGCTAGGATCTTGCACGGCATAG CCAGTCCTTGTTACCCAGCTCAAACCTACGGCAGGGACCGACGCTACTGGAGGAAGTACATCCAGTTCGACTTCAACCAGCTCATCCGACTGTCCACTGAGGAGATCATTCGCTTCAAGTGA
- the LOC120816269 gene encoding ATP-dependent DNA helicase Q4 isoform X4 has product MDRYNEVKLQLKSWEQRFVKDHQRKPNKEDIDQAPEETRKLYKEYRGLKEAKENGSTDGASGRAEQSTSTAGIKTVQKERPLSLKKPVRPGRLPLNSVKDGQRGQSNSSVAAAGLIASCNPKSSPLTPRRLTSGLRSLVSKTPQKVEPEESFQPFEPLRDSSEELAAPSPARPSALLSSVSSSPGAGSSRRADETSGTPHKGVGETAVGTLMSLRGSAQVLGGCRRGIGVSGLGGKSSPASRLSFVDRKWLERCQVFGEMGAEVKPGAGNQEVEQENGGEGEGGRETEGKIQTDDKVEGQEKDAEVIRRAVKDLESDKAFKGITSEETVCAATSSHQSTGKKRGEGGGEEKAKRKGGEYMEKELTPPLTAEDDNKTSNRSKDTKKKGRKRQREGEKEEGDTAEEGGVKKRRRNVKKTEESSNINPRPVHAGGKKRRAKKKGDEDEEEEEKKETKEPKKVPHENLLGEIEEEYAARTTYRTPPVKASGKKGLEGNFVKINLKKKSHVKGYAVRGAGLRKQMYMQKFQLKGEPFGGGGGFFGRGRRGGFRGGISRQGDTCFKCGGTGHWSMDCKGPAPPTPVAEDQPAEEEPFELPTLEEVARATGTLQPRPHAASPSITEEQPHKETEVDSEHKDEVLLNVIRPEYERPAPPPPMEPLYPLTDDGKVQETPAEVYAALTEIGYQSFRPGQEEAIMRILSGLSTLVVLSTGMGKSLCYQLPAFLFAKRSKSIALVISPLVSLMDDQLSGLPDNLKAACIHSNMTMKQREAAIEKVKSGQVCVLLLSPEALVGGGGSGSGCLPSAQELPPVSFACIDEAHCVSEWSHNFRPCYLRLCEVLRERLGVQCLLGLTATATLSTAMDIARHLDITDQDGIAVRSAAVPPNLQLSVSMDREKDQALVSLLKGDRFGCLDSVIVYCTRRQETTRVAALLRTCLNGVLVKENKETNSGGQTLHNPLGQRKKDLARKKIRKPLKWQAESYHAGLSASERRRVQNNFMCGELRLVVATVAFGMGLDKSDVRGIIHYNMPKSFESYVQEIGRAGRDGDPAHCHLFLDPEGGDLHELRRHIYADTVDYYTVKKLVQKVFPPCKCKQIHKKQQEQLELEKDIEDSELMEMMDACDQESSLYAHTQQHTVHTDTPALSTAQESSHTDAAGTSPEGQREDGGDQGEKKKEQTAEQKAAGSTRRTDVEAEEAAGWRRDQEEESSDWPRERVCHTHERAIPIQETVEALDITEEGVETLLCYLELHPQRFVELLHPTLSVCKVSCYGGPRQLQKITKICHPIAVVLARKRMAGERVETLDQLEFDVVEVADTMGWQLPLVKRGVRQLQLSSVGGRSGVHVEMSSLSFYFRSFGDLSDKEMDRVCQFLHNRVLNQERTQLYQLTACFKAFRSVAFKSAESCLEDLDESRSRQLKGLLSEYFDKRRDQGVALAAVDIEELDKYKLTDWENQIRADIRSFLSYRSDEKFSGRAVARILHGIASPCYPAQTYGRDRRYWRKYIQFDFNQLIRLSTEEIIRFK; this is encoded by the exons ATGGATCGATACAACGAGGTGAAGCTTCAGCTGAAAAGCTGGGAGCAGAGGTTTGTTAAAGACCaccagaggaaaccaaacaaG GAGGACATTGACCAAGCTCCAGAGGAGACAAGAA AGCTGTATAAAGAATACCGCGGTTTGAAAGAAGCCAAAGAAAACGGCAGCACTGACGGAGCCAGCGGTCGAGCGGAGCAGAGCACATCTACAGCTGGGATCAAAACTGTCCAGAAG GAGAGACCTCTCTCACTGAAGAAACCTGTCCGTCCCGGTCGGCTGCCTCTAAACTCTGTGAAAGACGGACAACGTGGACAGTCAAACAGCTCTGTTGCTGCAGCTGGACTGATCGCTTCCTGTAACCCCAAATCCAGCCCTTTGACACCGAG AAGATTGACCAGTGGCCTGCGGTCCCTGGTTTCCAAGACGCCCCAGAAAGTGGAGCCTGAAGAGTCATTTCAACCATTTGAACCTCTTAGAGATTCCAGTGAAGAACTTGCAG CTCCCTCTCCGGCCAGACCTTCTGCCTTGTTGTCGTCGGTATCTTCTTCACCCGGTGCAGGAAGTTCAAGACGAGCCGATGAAACTTCAGGAACGCCACATAAGGGCGTTGGCGAGACGGCTGTTGGAACTTTGATGAGCTTGAGAGGAAGCGCCCAGGTTCTTGGAGGTTGCAGAAGAGGAATTGGAGTAAGTGGCCTGGGAGGAAAGTCCTCTCCCGCCAGCAGACTGAGTTTTGTTGACAGGAAGTGGCTGGAGAGGTGTCAGGTGTTTGGAGAGATGGGAGCTGAGGTGAAGCCCGGAGCAGGAAACCAGGAGGTCGAGCAAGAGAACGGAGGTGAGGGAGAAGGTGGAAGAGAAACTGAAGGAAAAATACAAACGGATGACAAAGTGGAGGGACAAGAAAAGGATGCAGAGGTAATAAGAAGAGCGGTGAAAGACTTGGAAAGTGACAAAGCGTTTAAGGGCATCACAAGTGAAGAAACAGTCTGTGCGGCGACATCTTCTCATCAAAGCACTGGAAAAaaacgaggagaaggaggaggggaagaaaaggcaaaaaggaAGGGAGGTGAATATATGGAGAAAGAATTGACGCCCCCTTTAACGGCAGAAGACGACAATAAAACTAGTAACAGATCCAAAGATACCaaaaagaagggaagaaaaaggcagagagagggggagaaagaggagggagacacggcagaggagggaggagtgaaGAAGAGGCGTAGAAATGTcaaaaagacagaggagagCTCCAATATAAACCCAAGGCCAGTTCATGCAGgcgggaagaaaaggagagccaagaaaaagggagacgaagatgaggaggaagaggaaaagaaagaaaccaaagaaccaaaaaag GTTCCTCACGAGAACTTGTTAGGAGAGATAGAGGAGGAATATGCAGCCAGGACAACGTATCGCACTCCGCCGGTCAAAGCCAG CGGCAAGAAAGGCTTAGAGGGTAACTTTGTGAAGATCAATCTGAAGAAGAAGTCTCACGTCAAAGGATACGCCGTCAGAGGTGCAGGTCTACGGAAGCAG ATGTACATGCAGAAGTTCCAGCTGAAAGGCGAAccctttggtggaggcggaggttTTTTTGGCAGAGGACGGAGGGGTGGATTCAGAGGGGGGATCAGTCGACAGGGAGACACCTGTTTCAAGTGTGGAGGGACCGGACACTGGTCTATGGACTGCAAGGGACCAG CCCCTCCCACTCCTGTTGCCGAGGACCAGCCTGCCGAGGAGGAGCCGTTTGAACTGCCCACACTGGAAGAGGTTGCCAGGGCAACCGGCACGCTACAACCTCGGCCACACG CGGCGTCTCCCAGTATCACAGAGGAGCAGCCGCACAAAGAAACGGAGGTGGACAGTGAGCACAAAGACGAGGTGTTGCTGAATGTCATCCGTCCCGAATACGAGCGCCCCGCCCCTCCGCCACCGATGGAACCGCTTTATCCTCTTACAGACGATGGCAAAGTCCAGG AAACCCCCGCTGAGGTTTACGCAGCTCTGACAGAAATTGGCTATCAGTCCTTCAGACCGGGACAGGAGGAAGCCATCATGAGGATCCTGTCAG GTCTCTCTACCCTCGTAGTGTTGTCAACGGGGATGGGTAAATCGTTGTGCTATCAGCTCCCAGCCTTCCTGTTCGCTAAGAGATCGAAAAGCATCGCTTTGGTCATTTCACCTCTGGTCTCCCTCATGGACGACCAG ttgtctGGCCTTCCAGACAATCTGAAGGCGGCCTGCATCCACTCCAACATGACGAtgaaacagagagaagctgccaTAGAAAAG GTGAAGTcaggccaggtgtgtgtgttgctcctctCTCCAGAGGCACTGGTTGGTGGAGGCGGTTCAGGTTCAGGCTGTCTGCCCTCGGCTCAGGAGCTCCCTCCTGTGTCCTTCGCCTGTATAGACGAAGCTCATTGTGTCTCTGAGTGGTCTCACAACTTCAGACCGTGCTACCTCAGACTCTGTGAG GTCCTGAGGGAGCGGTTGGGAGTGCAGTGCTTGCTGGGACTCACGGCCACGGCCACACTGTCCACCGCTATGGACATCGCACGACACCTGGACATCACCGATCAAGACGGCATTGCGGTGCGATCCGCAGCTGTGCCTCCCAACCTGCAGCTGTCCGTGTCCATGGACAGAGAAAAAGATCAG GCTCTGGTGTCTTTGTTGAAGGGCGATCGTTTTGGTTGCCTGGACTCCGTCATCGTCTACTGCACCAGAAGACAGGAGACGACCCGTGTGGCGGCGCTGCTGCGGACCTGCCTGAACGGAGTGCtggtgaaagaaaacaaagaaaccaaCAGCGGCGGTCAGACGCTACACAACCCCTTAGGACAGAGGAAGAAAGATCTGG CGAGGAAGAAGATCCGTAAGCCGCTGAAGTGGCAGGCGGAGTCGTACCACGCCGGCTTGTCGGCGTCGGAGCGCCGTCGCGTCCAGAACAACTTCATGTGCGGGGAGCTACGGCTCGTGGTGGCCACCGTGGCGTTTGGCATGGGCCTCGATAAATCTGACGTCCGCGGCATCATCCACTACAACATGCCTAAG AGTTTTGAGAGCTATGTCCAGGAGATCGGGAGGGCGGGAAGAGACGGAGATCCAGCACACTGTCACCTGTTCCTGGACCCTGAG GGTGGGGACCTCCATGAGCTCCGGCGCCACATCTATGCGGACACAGTGGACTACTACACAGTTAAGAAACTGGTCCAGAAAGTTTTCCCTCCGTGTAAATGTAAACAGATACACAAGAAACAGCAAGAACAACTTGAACTAGAAAAG GACATCGAAGATTCAGAgctgatggagatgatggacGCGTGTGATCAGGAGAGCAGCCTGTATGCTCACACTCAGcagcacacagtacacacagacactccggCACTCTCTACCGCGCAG GAGTCGTCGCACACCGATGCAGCGGGAACGTCCCCCGAGGGCCAGCGAGAGGATGGAGGTGACcaaggggagaagaagaaagagcagaCCGCTGAACAAAAAGCTGCCGGTTCCACGCGGCGCACGGACGTGGAGGCGGAAGAAGCTGCCGGTTGGCGAAGGGACCAGGAAGAGGAAAGCAGCGATTGGCCCAGAGAGCGGGTGTGTCACACGCACGAGAGAGCGATTCCCATTCAGGAAACCGTGGAGGCTCtggacatcacagaggaag GTGTAGAAACGCTGCTCTGCTACCTGGAGCTGCATCCCCAGCGCTTTGTCGAACTTCTCCACCCGACGCTTTCTGTGTGTAAAGTCAGCTGCTACGGTGGACCGAGACAGCtccagaaaatcacaaaaaT TTGCCACCCGATTGCCGTGGTGTTGGCCAGAAAGCGGATGGCAGGCGAGCGGGTGGAGACCCTGGATCAGCTGGAGTTCGATGTGGTCGAGGTGGCGGACACTATGGGGTGGCAGCTTCCTCTGGTGAAGAGAGGAGTCAGACAGCTGCAGTTGAGCAGTG TTGGCGGACGCAGCGGAGTCCACGTTGAAATGTCCTCCCTATCGTTCTACTTCCGGTCCTTTGGCGACCTCAGCGACAAGGAGATGGACAGAGTCTGTCAATTCCTCCATAATCGAGTGCTGAACCAagagagaacgcagctttaCCAGCTGActgcctgcttcaaggccttcAGGAG CGTCGCCTTCAAAAGTGCAGAGTCCTGTCTTGAAGATCTGGATGAGAGTCGCAGTCGCCAGCTGAAGGGCCTTCTCTCGGAGTACTTCGACAAGAGGCGAGACCAAGGTGTCGCGCTCGCAGCAGTGGACATCGAGGAGCTCGACAAATACAAG TTGACGGACTGGGAGAACCAGATCAGAGCGGACATCAGGAGTTTTCTCTCCTACCGAAGTGATGAGAAGTTTTCTGGGAGAGCTGTCGCTAGGATCTTGCACGGCATAG CCAGTCCTTGTTACCCAGCTCAAACCTACGGCAGGGACCGACGCTACTGGAGGAAGTACATCCAGTTCGACTTCAACCAGCTCATCCGACTGTCCACTGAGGAGATCATTCGCTTCAAGTGA